From the Desmodus rotundus isolate HL8 unplaced genomic scaffold, HLdesRot8A.1 manual_scaffold_468, whole genome shotgun sequence genome, one window contains:
- the RITA1 gene encoding RBPJ-interacting and tubulin-associated protein 1, with translation MKTPVELAISGMQTLHHQRRCRGGSQVKARASYVDETLFGSPSGTRPTPPDFDPPWVEKANRTKGMGKEASRASGNCETTSSRGSTPTFTPRKKNKYRLISHTPSYCDESLFGSRPEGTSLETPWMAKGDAAKLHSLFWTPPATPRGHSPHPRETPVRAIHPAGPSETEPRAGADSRQLSRDALDSPRPVRRARSHSLTHLTVPTTGRPPTSGPHTNGPGDPRPSPLGVTFRSPLVTPRAHSGSVSVPATPRRAGATQKPKPPWK, from the exons ATGAAGACCCCGGTGGAGCTGGCCATCAGTGGGATGCAGACCCTTCACCATCAGCGCCGCTGCCGGGGCGGCTCTCAGGTCAAGGCCAGGGCCTCATACGTGGATGAGACTTTGTTTGGCAGCCCTTCGGGCACCCGGCCCACACCACCAGACTTTGACCCACCCTGGGTGGAAAAGGCCAACAGAACTAAAGGAATGGGCAAAGAGGCTTCACGGGCTTCGGGGAACTGTGAGACCACCTCCTCCAGGGGCAGTACCCCGACCTTCACACCAAGGAAGAAGAACAAATACAG ACTGATCAGCCACACTCCGTCTTACTGTGATGAGTCACTATTTGGCTCCCGACCCGAGGGCACCAGCTTGGAGACCCCCTGGATGGCAAAGGGGGATGCCGCCAAACTCCATTCCCTCTTCTGGACACCCCCGGCAACCCCTAGAGGCCACTCGCCCCACCCCAGGGAGACCCCTGTGCGCGCCATTCACCCGGCTGGTCCCTCAGagacagagcccagggcaggggcagactCCCGGCAGTTGTCCAGGGATGCGCTAGATTCTCCCCGCCCAGTGAGGCGGGCGCGCTCCCACTCCCTCACCCACCTGACTGTCCCCACCACTGGCCGCCCGCCCACCAGTGGCCCCCACACAAACGGGCCTGGGGATCCCAGGCCTTCCCCACTGGGGGTGACCTTCCGGAGCCCCCTGGTGACTCCCAGGGCTCATTCAGGCAGTGTTTCAGTGCCAGCTACCCCCCGGCGAGCTGGGGCCACCCAGAAACCAAAGCCCCCTTGGAAATGA
- the IQCD gene encoding dynein regulatory complex protein 10 isoform X3 yields MALDLLAMGALYQGPDIDRIRLMAEPSKKPASPLKALIPSKTKLTTIETKRIMSVLDETIHKVQLVTLLSYVTSSDEDLEGMLGKDIAKAMREHQDLCQALLDKVSYLQDEERRAQEEEEFEDEAWFRDHLLSLEQQKSHLPPLMQQIKESTKNILRLLLSNPQAARLLQMQTLGRSAGAQSFIDSLVELRGFLFEKLLTSPMEAKDKAQFIQDVTKQNKRNQEAIDALKSELAARTKDRNTEVEKESSMVQDLKHQLQQVLKVSENSLHRTKREAEKQQKVDFRASQARVAKIQQEILQLRSQFHNLVMENREAEQALRKKKYKVETEIENWIQKYDTEMGEKQVLSLHKSLSRKSMRSWTSSTRRRRPSWTS; encoded by the exons ATGGCTTTAGACCTCCTCGCCATGGGCGCTCTCTACCAAGGCCCTGACATCGACAGAATAAGGCTGATGGCAGAGCCGTCCAAAAAGCCAGCGTCCCCTCTAAAGGCCTTGATCCCCTCTAAGACCAAACTCACCACGATCGAGACCAAGAGGATCATGTCCGTGCTGGATGAGACCATCCACAAGGTGCAGTTGGTGACCCTCCTGTCCTATGTGACATCCAGTGACGAAGATCTGGAGGGCATGCTGGGAAAGGACATTGCGAAGGCCATGAGGGAGCACCAGGACCTCTGCCAGGCCCTCCTGGACAAGGTCAGTTACCTGCAGGATGAAGAGCGGCGGGcgcaggaggaagaagagtttgAGGATGAAGCGTGGTTCAGAGACCACCTCCTCTCCCTAGAGCAGCAGaaatcccacctcccaccactgATGCAGCAGAtcaaagaatccaccaagaacatCCTGAGGCTCTTGCTCAGTAACCCGCAGGCTGCCAGGCTCTTGCAGATGCAGACACTGGGCAGGAGCGCAGGAGCCCAGAGCTTTATTGATAGCCTGGTCGAACTGCGGGGTTTCCTGTTTGAGAAGCTGCTCACTAGTCCCATGGAAGCTAAAGACAAGGCTCAGTTCATACAGGATGTCACCAAACAGAACAAAAGGAACCAGGAAGCCATTGATGCTCTCAAGAGCGAATTGGCGGCGAGAACGAAGGACAGGAATACAGAG GTGGAGAAGGAGAGCTCCATGGTCCAAGATCTGAAACACCAGCTGCAGCAGGTGCTCAAGGTCTCGGAGAACAGCCTCCATCGCACCAAGCGGGAGGCGGAGAAGCAGCAGAAGGTGGACTTCCGGGCCTCACAGGCCAGGGTGGCCAAGATCCAGCAGGAGATCCTGCAGCTGCGGTCCCAGTTCCACAATCTGGTCATGGAGAACCGGGAGGCAGAGCAGGCGCTGCGGAAG aagaaGTATAAAGTGGAGACGGAAATCGAGAACTGGATCCAGAAATACGATACGGAGATGGGTGAAAAGCAGGTATTGTCGCTGCACAAGTCTCTTTCAAG GAAGAGTATGAGGAGCTGGACCTCATCCACAAGGAGGAGAAGGCCCAGCTGGACGAGCTGA
- the IQCD gene encoding dynein regulatory complex protein 10 isoform X4, whose product MALDLLAMGALYQGPDIDRIRLMAEPSKKPASPLKALIPSKTKLTTIETKRIMSVLDETIHKVQLVTLLSYVTSSDEDLEGMLGKDIAKAMREHQDLCQALLDKVSYLQDEERRAQEEEEFEDEAWFRDHLLSLEQQKSHLPPLMQQIKESTKNILRLLLSNPQAARLLQMQTLGRSAGAQSFIDSLVELRGFLFEKLLTSPMEAKDKAQFIQDVTKQNKRNQEAIDALKSELAARTKDRNTEVEKESSMVQDLKHQLQQVLKVSENSLHRTKREAEKQQKVDFRASQARVAKIQQEILQLRSQFHNLVMENREAEQALRKKKYKVETEIENWIQKYDTEMGEKQRPRQWNPLQFHSPSDWKFLSIY is encoded by the exons ATGGCTTTAGACCTCCTCGCCATGGGCGCTCTCTACCAAGGCCCTGACATCGACAGAATAAGGCTGATGGCAGAGCCGTCCAAAAAGCCAGCGTCCCCTCTAAAGGCCTTGATCCCCTCTAAGACCAAACTCACCACGATCGAGACCAAGAGGATCATGTCCGTGCTGGATGAGACCATCCACAAGGTGCAGTTGGTGACCCTCCTGTCCTATGTGACATCCAGTGACGAAGATCTGGAGGGCATGCTGGGAAAGGACATTGCGAAGGCCATGAGGGAGCACCAGGACCTCTGCCAGGCCCTCCTGGACAAGGTCAGTTACCTGCAGGATGAAGAGCGGCGGGcgcaggaggaagaagagtttgAGGATGAAGCGTGGTTCAGAGACCACCTCCTCTCCCTAGAGCAGCAGaaatcccacctcccaccactgATGCAGCAGAtcaaagaatccaccaagaacatCCTGAGGCTCTTGCTCAGTAACCCGCAGGCTGCCAGGCTCTTGCAGATGCAGACACTGGGCAGGAGCGCAGGAGCCCAGAGCTTTATTGATAGCCTGGTCGAACTGCGGGGTTTCCTGTTTGAGAAGCTGCTCACTAGTCCCATGGAAGCTAAAGACAAGGCTCAGTTCATACAGGATGTCACCAAACAGAACAAAAGGAACCAGGAAGCCATTGATGCTCTCAAGAGCGAATTGGCGGCGAGAACGAAGGACAGGAATACAGAG GTGGAGAAGGAGAGCTCCATGGTCCAAGATCTGAAACACCAGCTGCAGCAGGTGCTCAAGGTCTCGGAGAACAGCCTCCATCGCACCAAGCGGGAGGCGGAGAAGCAGCAGAAGGTGGACTTCCGGGCCTCACAGGCCAGGGTGGCCAAGATCCAGCAGGAGATCCTGCAGCTGCGGTCCCAGTTCCACAATCTGGTCATGGAGAACCGGGAGGCAGAGCAGGCGCTGCGGAAG aagaaGTATAAAGTGGAGACGGAAATCGAGAACTGGATCCAGAAATACGATACGGAGATGGGTGAAAAGCAG AGGCCTCGTCAGTGGAACCCTTTGCAGTTCCATAGTCCTTCCGACTGGAAATTTTTGAGTATTTACTGA
- the IQCD gene encoding dynein regulatory complex protein 10 isoform X2 gives MALDLLAMGALYQGPDIDRIRLMAEPSKKPASPLKALIPSKTKLTTIETKRIMSVLDETIHKVQLVTLLSYVTSSDEDLEGMLGKDIAKAMREHQDLCQALLDKVSYLQDEERRAQEEEEFEDEAWFRDHLLSLEQQKSHLPPLMQQIKESTKNILRLLLSNPQAARLLQMQTLGRSAGAQSFIDSLVELRGFLFEKLLTSPMEAKDKAQFIQDVTKQNKRNQEAIDALKSELAARTKDRNTEVEKESSMVQDLKHQLQQVLKVSENSLHRTKREAEKQQKVDFRASQARVAKIQQEILQLRSQFHNLVMENREAEQALRKKKYKVETEIENWIQKYDTEMGEKQVLSLHKSLSRPRQWNPLQFHSPSDWKFLSIY, from the exons ATGGCTTTAGACCTCCTCGCCATGGGCGCTCTCTACCAAGGCCCTGACATCGACAGAATAAGGCTGATGGCAGAGCCGTCCAAAAAGCCAGCGTCCCCTCTAAAGGCCTTGATCCCCTCTAAGACCAAACTCACCACGATCGAGACCAAGAGGATCATGTCCGTGCTGGATGAGACCATCCACAAGGTGCAGTTGGTGACCCTCCTGTCCTATGTGACATCCAGTGACGAAGATCTGGAGGGCATGCTGGGAAAGGACATTGCGAAGGCCATGAGGGAGCACCAGGACCTCTGCCAGGCCCTCCTGGACAAGGTCAGTTACCTGCAGGATGAAGAGCGGCGGGcgcaggaggaagaagagtttgAGGATGAAGCGTGGTTCAGAGACCACCTCCTCTCCCTAGAGCAGCAGaaatcccacctcccaccactgATGCAGCAGAtcaaagaatccaccaagaacatCCTGAGGCTCTTGCTCAGTAACCCGCAGGCTGCCAGGCTCTTGCAGATGCAGACACTGGGCAGGAGCGCAGGAGCCCAGAGCTTTATTGATAGCCTGGTCGAACTGCGGGGTTTCCTGTTTGAGAAGCTGCTCACTAGTCCCATGGAAGCTAAAGACAAGGCTCAGTTCATACAGGATGTCACCAAACAGAACAAAAGGAACCAGGAAGCCATTGATGCTCTCAAGAGCGAATTGGCGGCGAGAACGAAGGACAGGAATACAGAG GTGGAGAAGGAGAGCTCCATGGTCCAAGATCTGAAACACCAGCTGCAGCAGGTGCTCAAGGTCTCGGAGAACAGCCTCCATCGCACCAAGCGGGAGGCGGAGAAGCAGCAGAAGGTGGACTTCCGGGCCTCACAGGCCAGGGTGGCCAAGATCCAGCAGGAGATCCTGCAGCTGCGGTCCCAGTTCCACAATCTGGTCATGGAGAACCGGGAGGCAGAGCAGGCGCTGCGGAAG aagaaGTATAAAGTGGAGACGGAAATCGAGAACTGGATCCAGAAATACGATACGGAGATGGGTGAAAAGCAGGTATTGTCGCTGCACAAGTCTCTTTCAAG GCCTCGTCAGTGGAACCCTTTGCAGTTCCATAGTCCTTCCGACTGGAAATTTTTGAGTATTTACTGA
- the IQCD gene encoding dynein regulatory complex protein 10 isoform X1 has protein sequence MALDLLAMGALYQGPDIDRIRLMAEPSKKPASPLKALIPSKTKLTTIETKRIMSVLDETIHKVQLVTLLSYVTSSDEDLEGMLGKDIAKAMREHQDLCQALLDKVSYLQDEERRAQEEEEFEDEAWFRDHLLSLEQQKSHLPPLMQQIKESTKNILRLLLSNPQAARLLQMQTLGRSAGAQSFIDSLVELRGFLFEKLLTSPMEAKDKAQFIQDVTKQNKRNQEAIDALKSELAARTKDRNTEVEKESSMVQDLKHQLQQVLKVSENSLHRTKREAEKQQKVDFRASQARVAKIQQEILQLRSQFHNLVMENREAEQALRKKKYKVETEIENWIQKYDTEMGEKQEEYEELDLIHKEEKAQLDELKQRHDVLVEEFAQIREEREINSKKRMEDEQELMRMVRAATLIQAVWKGYLVRSMLKSKKKKRGKGKAKGKEKAKGEKAKGKKAAKGKK, from the exons ATGGCTTTAGACCTCCTCGCCATGGGCGCTCTCTACCAAGGCCCTGACATCGACAGAATAAGGCTGATGGCAGAGCCGTCCAAAAAGCCAGCGTCCCCTCTAAAGGCCTTGATCCCCTCTAAGACCAAACTCACCACGATCGAGACCAAGAGGATCATGTCCGTGCTGGATGAGACCATCCACAAGGTGCAGTTGGTGACCCTCCTGTCCTATGTGACATCCAGTGACGAAGATCTGGAGGGCATGCTGGGAAAGGACATTGCGAAGGCCATGAGGGAGCACCAGGACCTCTGCCAGGCCCTCCTGGACAAGGTCAGTTACCTGCAGGATGAAGAGCGGCGGGcgcaggaggaagaagagtttgAGGATGAAGCGTGGTTCAGAGACCACCTCCTCTCCCTAGAGCAGCAGaaatcccacctcccaccactgATGCAGCAGAtcaaagaatccaccaagaacatCCTGAGGCTCTTGCTCAGTAACCCGCAGGCTGCCAGGCTCTTGCAGATGCAGACACTGGGCAGGAGCGCAGGAGCCCAGAGCTTTATTGATAGCCTGGTCGAACTGCGGGGTTTCCTGTTTGAGAAGCTGCTCACTAGTCCCATGGAAGCTAAAGACAAGGCTCAGTTCATACAGGATGTCACCAAACAGAACAAAAGGAACCAGGAAGCCATTGATGCTCTCAAGAGCGAATTGGCGGCGAGAACGAAGGACAGGAATACAGAG GTGGAGAAGGAGAGCTCCATGGTCCAAGATCTGAAACACCAGCTGCAGCAGGTGCTCAAGGTCTCGGAGAACAGCCTCCATCGCACCAAGCGGGAGGCGGAGAAGCAGCAGAAGGTGGACTTCCGGGCCTCACAGGCCAGGGTGGCCAAGATCCAGCAGGAGATCCTGCAGCTGCGGTCCCAGTTCCACAATCTGGTCATGGAGAACCGGGAGGCAGAGCAGGCGCTGCGGAAG aagaaGTATAAAGTGGAGACGGAAATCGAGAACTGGATCCAGAAATACGATACGGAGATGGGTGAAAAGCAG GAAGAGTATGAGGAGCTGGACCTCATCCACAAGGAGGAGAAGGCCCAGCTGGACGAGCTGAAGCAGAGGCACGACGTGCTGGTGGAAGAGTTCGCCCAGATCCGGGAGGAGCGGGAGATCAACTCCAAGAAGAGGATGGAGGATGAGCAGGAGCTGATGCGCATGGTGCGGGCTGCCACGCTCATCCAGGCCGTGTGGAAGGGCTACCTGGTCCGCTCCATGCTCAAGTCCAAGAAGAAGAAGCGTGGCAAAGGCAAAGCGAAGGGCAAGGAGAAGGCCAAGGGCGAGAAGGCCAAGGGCAAGAAGGCAGCCAAGGGCAAAAAATGA